The Sporomusa termitida genome has a window encoding:
- a CDS encoding DUF1638 domain-containing protein, whose product MRIKLIGCQATKNEVTGLGLPATVDCEFLDFSWHAFPDELHQEIQRRIDASQNYDLIILTYGRCSHALAGLVSASVPMVVPAAHDCVSLLLGSDRRRQQLSARNPAVYYFSQGWLKYGRDPYAEYQEYLEKYGEEDALYLIQTLYGKYEEAVFIRTCEGETLRQCRQQVNRIAGFFNWKVSEVPGDLALLAAVVNRELLPDVIRVAPGNPIIVEEGNWYADQGKC is encoded by the coding sequence TTGCGCATTAAGTTAATTGGCTGCCAGGCCACTAAAAACGAAGTAACAGGGTTAGGGCTTCCAGCCACGGTAGACTGTGAATTTCTCGATTTTTCCTGGCATGCCTTTCCCGACGAGCTGCACCAGGAAATCCAGCGGCGCATTGATGCCAGTCAGAACTATGACCTGATTATCCTGACCTATGGGCGGTGTTCGCACGCGCTGGCGGGACTGGTTTCCGCCAGTGTACCCATGGTAGTGCCGGCCGCCCATGACTGTGTCAGCCTGTTACTGGGCTCAGACCGGCGGCGGCAGCAACTCTCCGCCCGTAATCCGGCAGTCTATTATTTCAGCCAGGGCTGGCTGAAATATGGACGAGATCCCTATGCTGAATATCAGGAATATTTGGAAAAATACGGCGAAGAGGATGCTCTGTATCTGATTCAGACATTGTATGGCAAATACGAGGAAGCTGTATTTATCAGGACCTGTGAGGGCGAAACACTCAGGCAATGCCGGCAGCAGGTCAACCGGATTGCCGGGTTCTTCAACTGGAAGGTTAGCGAAGTGCCGGGTGATCTTGCGTTACTGGCAGCAGTGGTTAACAGAGAGCTGCTGCCTGATGTGATCCGGGTCGCTCCCGGCAACCCGATAATAGTGGAGGAGGGGAATTGGTATGCAGATCAAGGTAAATGCTGA